The following are encoded together in the Halopseudomonas salegens genome:
- a CDS encoding mannose-1-phosphate guanylyltransferase/mannose-6-phosphate isomerase: MIPLVLSGGNGTRLWPLSRKQFPKQFHALTGDLTLFQQTLKRLEGCVDEAPMVVCNHQHRFVVNEQLRALGMDAHSILLEPFGRNTAPAVALAAMQLLADGRDELILVLPADHLIADGHSFRAALKLASEAAETGAMVLFGVPARHPETGYGYIKGGQSGSGPVKGSVGVEAFVEKPDHERARQYVADGGYYWNSGMFVFRASRFLDELREHSPDIYDTCQLALSCSKHDGHHIEIDSQAFQCCPDDSIDYAVMEKTRSACVVPLIAGWTDVGSWSALWEVQPKDAQGNVVRGDVTLQDCRNNYVHSTNKLVSLVGLEDVVVVETKDAVMVAHKDRVQDIKQTVSGLEKRQRPEVMNHTQVYRPWGSFDSVDLGSRFQVKRITVKPGARLSLQMHHHRAEHWVVVSGTAQVTCDDKVFLLTENQSTYIPVASVHRLANPGKIPLEIIEVQSGGYLGEDDIERFEDVYGRTEALTQ; this comes from the coding sequence ATGATTCCTCTGGTTCTTTCAGGTGGTAACGGAACGCGTTTGTGGCCATTGTCGCGCAAACAGTTTCCCAAGCAGTTTCATGCTCTGACCGGTGACCTGACCCTTTTTCAGCAGACGCTGAAACGTCTGGAAGGCTGTGTGGATGAGGCGCCCATGGTGGTCTGCAATCACCAGCACCGTTTTGTGGTCAATGAGCAGTTGAGAGCACTTGGAATGGATGCCCACAGCATCCTGCTTGAGCCATTTGGCCGCAATACTGCGCCAGCGGTGGCGCTGGCCGCCATGCAGTTGTTGGCCGACGGGCGTGACGAATTGATACTGGTGTTGCCGGCAGATCACCTGATCGCCGATGGCCACAGCTTCCGCGCGGCACTCAAATTGGCCAGTGAAGCAGCCGAGACCGGCGCCATGGTCCTGTTTGGTGTGCCGGCCCGGCATCCGGAAACCGGTTACGGTTACATCAAGGGTGGTCAGTCGGGCAGTGGCCCGGTCAAGGGGTCGGTAGGGGTTGAGGCGTTTGTCGAGAAACCTGACCACGAACGGGCCAGGCAATACGTTGCCGATGGCGGCTACTACTGGAACAGCGGCATGTTTGTATTCCGCGCCAGTCGTTTCCTCGATGAATTGCGCGAGCACTCACCGGATATCTATGACACCTGTCAGCTGGCGCTGAGCTGCAGCAAGCATGATGGTCATCACATCGAGATTGATAGCCAGGCTTTTCAATGCTGCCCGGATGATTCCATCGATTACGCCGTGATGGAAAAAACCCGCTCGGCCTGTGTTGTCCCCCTGATTGCCGGTTGGACCGATGTTGGCTCATGGTCAGCCTTGTGGGAAGTGCAGCCCAAGGATGCCCAGGGCAATGTGGTGCGCGGGGATGTCACCCTGCAGGATTGCCGCAACAACTATGTGCACAGCACCAACAAGCTGGTCTCCTTGGTTGGGCTGGAAGATGTGGTGGTCGTGGAAACCAAGGATGCGGTAATGGTGGCACACAAGGATCGGGTGCAGGACATCAAACAAACCGTCAGCGGCCTGGAAAAGCGGCAGCGACCGGAAGTCATGAACCACACTCAGGTTTACCGTCCCTGGGGCAGTTTTGACTCGGTTGATCTGGGCAGTCGTTTTCAGGTCAAGCGCATTACCGTGAAGCCGGGCGCACGTCTGTCGTTGCAGATGCATCATCACCGTGCCGAGCACTGGGTTGTGGTCTCGGGTACCGCGCAGGTGACCTGTGATGACAAGGTCTTTCTGTTGACCGAGAACCAGTCGACCTACATTCCGGTTGCCTCGGTGCACCGCCTGGCCAATCCGGGCAAGATCCCGCTGGAAATCATCGAAGTACAGTCCGGTGGCTATTTGGGCGAGGACGATATCGAGCGGTTTGAAGATGTCTATGGACGGACTGAGGCGTTGACGCAGTGA
- a CDS encoding glycosyltransferase family 2 protein codes for METEFHKPGWRSLCGWACLFALIALASNMVDPDRLDPAHHTFIFLIGTLGIWRYSNAITHYLRGMYFLHWRFPQIRRAVEKMGDAALPSHMYMVVTSFRIPTETTFKVYRSVFRELQQLPVPSTIIASIVEKADENFIKQLMREEITDRDDIQLVIVRARGTGKRDGLAHAFRALSRRMPVEDAVVGVVDGDTIMLPGCIERAVKLFAYMPSVGGVTTNEFCEVEGGRMMREWHAMRFVQRHINMCSMSLSRRVLTLTGRLSFFRASIMTEPEFIKDVEADFLAHWRLGRFQFLTGDDKSSWFSLMRAGWDTFYVPDSHTLTVEHPPDNNFFRATRQLMYRWYGNSLRQNFRATRELGWSRLGLFASYVLYDQRISMWTCLVGLTGSIVAGLFLGIQYLLIYLFWILLSRTLVCLLFFLTRHPVHPLYPFVLYYNQIVGSLMKVYSMFHMDQQSWTRQKTTLGNSNDFDAGLNRWTSKMMLVSSIAIFFAVISALLDISQL; via the coding sequence ATGGAAACAGAGTTTCACAAGCCGGGTTGGCGCAGCCTGTGCGGCTGGGCCTGTTTGTTTGCCCTGATTGCACTGGCCTCGAACATGGTCGATCCAGACCGTCTGGATCCGGCGCATCACACATTCATCTTTCTCATTGGCACCTTGGGGATCTGGCGGTACAGCAACGCCATTACCCATTATCTGCGCGGCATGTATTTTTTACATTGGCGTTTTCCGCAAATCCGTCGTGCGGTCGAGAAAATGGGTGATGCGGCCCTGCCTTCGCACATGTACATGGTGGTTACCAGCTTTCGTATTCCAACGGAAACCACTTTCAAGGTCTATCGCTCGGTGTTTCGCGAGCTGCAGCAATTGCCGGTCCCCAGCACCATTATTGCCTCGATCGTGGAAAAGGCGGACGAGAACTTCATCAAGCAGCTCATGCGTGAGGAGATCACGGACCGCGACGATATTCAGCTGGTCATAGTCCGGGCGCGAGGCACCGGTAAGCGTGATGGTCTGGCGCACGCCTTCCGGGCACTGTCCAGACGTATGCCGGTAGAGGATGCGGTGGTCGGTGTTGTGGATGGCGATACCATCATGCTGCCCGGCTGCATTGAGCGGGCAGTAAAGCTGTTCGCTTATATGCCAAGCGTCGGCGGCGTGACCACCAACGAGTTCTGTGAGGTGGAAGGCGGCAGAATGATGCGCGAATGGCACGCCATGCGGTTTGTGCAGCGGCATATCAATATGTGCTCCATGTCACTGTCCAGGCGGGTGCTGACGCTGACTGGGCGTCTGTCATTCTTTCGCGCCAGCATCATGACCGAGCCGGAGTTCATCAAGGATGTCGAGGCGGATTTTCTCGCGCATTGGCGACTGGGGCGTTTCCAGTTTCTGACCGGCGATGACAAATCATCCTGGTTCAGCTTGATGCGCGCCGGCTGGGATACCTTCTATGTTCCCGACAGCCATACCCTGACGGTGGAGCATCCACCGGACAACAACTTTTTCCGTGCCACGCGGCAATTGATGTACCGCTGGTATGGCAATTCCCTCAGGCAGAACTTCCGTGCCACCCGCGAGCTGGGTTGGTCACGTCTGGGGCTGTTCGCCAGTTATGTACTGTATGACCAACGGATATCCATGTGGACCTGTCTGGTGGGCCTGACCGGCTCCATCGTCGCGGGTTTGTTCCTGGGCATCCAGTATCTGCTGATTTACCTGTTCTGGATTCTGTTGTCGCGCACCCTGGTGTGCCTGTTGTTTTTCCTGACGCGGCATCCGGTGCATCCGCTGTATCCATTTGTTCTTTATTACAACCAGATAGTCGGGTCGTTAATGAAGGTGTACTCGATGTTCCACATGGATCAGCAAAGTTGGACCCGGCAAAAAACCACCTTGGGAAACAGTAATGATTTTGATGCGGGGCTGAACCGCTGGACCTCGAAAATGATGCTGGTGTCATCCATCGCCATTTTCTTCGCTGTCATTTCGGCGCTGTTGGATATTTCGCAACTCTGA
- a CDS encoding PilZ domain-containing protein — MSTSILKEQVVHEAIDERQHIRTRIPAQARLTGSQGESISCDVQDISLGGIGLIYPEPLKLGSLYEVAITLGMSRVDLSFKAKVKVVSQKGDQVGTQFVDLDPQKADILRYLISSYMSGEIADINGLFNVMQRENYIKERKQKHSTQRTPGERLKAAAGSLLFLLIGLLALAYVLFKAYELMFRIPASQALVSSNSFIVSMPENGNVRFLVPEGQTQVTTGQPLASISTQLGTSITSPADVAAMMDLAPGDIETLLGQTNIETVISSPCDCTIYYPGSHLSGFGYKGDPLLHLLPNDQPLFVQASVPFEKLDTLRRTQRVSLRPYGAEQAITGRLVSASINQQNQMVLLNIEPETALSIEDYQKPVWVEFVLGLPGMPGSDIISELR; from the coding sequence ATGAGTACATCAATTCTCAAAGAACAGGTTGTCCATGAGGCAATCGACGAGCGTCAGCATATTCGTACCCGCATACCGGCGCAGGCAAGACTGACGGGCAGCCAGGGCGAAAGTATTTCCTGTGATGTGCAGGATATCTCGCTGGGCGGCATCGGGCTGATCTATCCCGAGCCACTGAAACTGGGCAGCCTGTATGAGGTGGCCATCACTCTGGGCATGAGCCGGGTTGACCTGAGCTTCAAGGCCAAGGTCAAGGTGGTATCTCAGAAAGGTGATCAGGTCGGCACCCAGTTTGTTGATCTGGACCCACAGAAAGCGGACATCCTGCGCTATCTCATTTCCTCCTATATGTCCGGTGAAATCGCTGATATCAATGGTCTGTTCAATGTCATGCAGCGGGAAAACTACATCAAGGAGCGCAAGCAGAAACACAGTACCCAGCGCACCCCGGGGGAAAGGCTGAAAGCTGCCGCGGGGTCGTTGCTGTTTCTGTTGATAGGTTTGCTGGCGCTGGCGTATGTGCTGTTCAAGGCCTATGAACTGATGTTCCGCATTCCGGCCAGTCAGGCGCTGGTCAGCAGCAACAGCTTTATCGTCAGCATGCCGGAGAATGGCAATGTGCGTTTTCTGGTTCCTGAAGGTCAGACCCAGGTCACCACCGGACAGCCGCTGGCAAGCATTTCCACTCAGCTTGGCACCAGCATCACCTCGCCAGCAGATGTTGCCGCAATGATGGACCTGGCCCCGGGTGATATCGAAACATTGCTGGGGCAAACCAATATTGAAACGGTTATTTCCAGCCCCTGTGATTGCACGATTTATTATCCGGGTAGCCATTTGAGTGGCTTTGGTTACAAGGGTGACCCACTGTTGCACCTGTTGCCGAATGACCAGCCGTTGTTCGTACAGGCCAGCGTACCTTTCGAAAAGCTCGATACCTTGCGTCGCACCCAGCGCGTCAGCTTGCGCCCCTACGGCGCAGAGCAGGCGATCACCGGCCGCTTGGTCAGCGCTTCGATCAATCAGCAAAACCAGATGGTATTGCTGAATATCGAACCGGAAACGGCCCTGTCCATCGAGGACTACCAAAAGCCCGTGTGGGTTGAGTTTGTCCTTGGGCTGCCCGGAATGCCGGGCTCGGACATCATCAGTGAATTGCGCTAG
- a CDS encoding SEL1-like repeat protein codes for MRLFNLVLPLALVGVLLSLPVQARGLEQIRYELFKNPQADVEADLRRLVARGDHAAMHLLGDVLSKAEVSGHGETISLFKAAFDRGQGEVTALGALASLMERYPYWREQYREYFRQALQLYPHDRDRQTLAATLSVFLTYPELFAADDAERLIVLHQRSCLIDCGTELYWAILAERQGDMQTADHHYRTAMFTDARAAERYYNFLGPQQDQVFPRVARELEPHVEEMSADAINQIGRVLDRISDLYRIDEDVAEWKRREQAELLGIELEPSPPGYVAESERLRHEALRWAEHAAARNWLPALISRFYFMTSMPDNFSGAEAMELIDRISLQDPVRARSLRASALMVTNWKTLNPGKAHELIQALIAEGNTEGYMLLADLHTRGGLDEPDQQAALKLYQQMAERGSAAAYYRQAALFTSGRAICHDHTRAYAYAMVAVDFGTVRARGLMRQLESHLSEAEKSRALAIRNSIIREFGI; via the coding sequence ATGCGCTTATTCAATCTGGTATTGCCGCTTGCCCTGGTGGGCGTATTGCTGAGCTTGCCGGTCCAGGCCCGGGGCCTTGAACAGATTCGTTACGAGCTGTTCAAGAACCCGCAGGCAGATGTCGAGGCTGATTTGCGCAGGTTGGTGGCGCGTGGTGATCATGCGGCCATGCACCTGCTTGGCGATGTATTGTCCAAGGCAGAGGTTTCGGGTCACGGGGAAACCATATCACTGTTCAAGGCTGCGTTTGATCGTGGGCAGGGAGAGGTGACTGCGTTGGGGGCACTGGCCAGTCTCATGGAGCGCTATCCCTACTGGCGTGAGCAGTACCGGGAGTATTTTCGGCAGGCTTTGCAGCTTTATCCTCACGACCGAGACCGCCAGACACTGGCTGCAACCCTGAGTGTTTTTCTCACCTATCCGGAGCTCTTTGCAGCGGATGACGCCGAGCGTCTGATCGTACTACACCAACGCTCATGTCTGATCGATTGTGGCACTGAGCTGTATTGGGCGATTCTGGCCGAGCGCCAGGGTGATATGCAGACCGCCGATCACCACTACCGCACAGCCATGTTTACCGATGCGCGTGCCGCCGAGCGTTACTACAACTTTCTGGGGCCGCAACAGGATCAGGTATTCCCCCGCGTCGCTCGTGAACTGGAGCCCCACGTTGAGGAGATGTCAGCTGATGCAATCAATCAGATCGGCAGGGTGCTCGATCGTATCAGTGATCTATACCGGATCGATGAAGACGTTGCCGAGTGGAAACGGCGCGAGCAGGCGGAGTTGTTGGGTATCGAGCTGGAGCCCAGCCCACCCGGTTACGTAGCCGAGTCCGAGCGTTTGCGCCATGAAGCGCTGCGCTGGGCCGAGCATGCTGCAGCACGCAACTGGCTGCCGGCCCTGATCTCGCGATTCTACTTCATGACCTCGATGCCGGATAATTTCAGCGGCGCCGAAGCCATGGAGCTGATTGATCGGATCAGCTTGCAGGACCCGGTCCGTGCCCGTTCATTGCGGGCCAGCGCCCTGATGGTGACCAACTGGAAAACACTCAATCCGGGCAAGGCGCATGAGTTGATTCAGGCACTGATTGCTGAAGGCAATACCGAAGGATATATGTTGCTTGCTGATCTCCATACCCGGGGCGGGCTGGATGAGCCGGATCAGCAAGCGGCGCTGAAGCTGTACCAGCAGATGGCCGAACGCGGTTCGGCGGCAGCCTACTACCGGCAGGCGGCATTGTTTACATCGGGTAGGGCGATCTGCCACGACCACACAAGAGCATACGCCTATGCAATGGTCGCCGTCGATTTTGGAACCGTGCGCGCGCGTGGCCTGATGCGTCAACTCGAATCGCATCTGAGTGAAGCCGAGAAGTCCAGAGCGCTGGCCATTCGCAACAGCATTATCAGGGAGTTCGGTATATGA
- a CDS encoding alginate export family protein encodes MKGLSRSQVMVAGVLLVTGSSVWAQDEAARPMGELPFADQVVTYEVRNKVTVQGGIGPEDSLLGADRESFYSLRYEPTFIWYSPEKRWPRWQVFTRGWLAYDSSSSVTPLQEENQERVEGLNAELREFYVRRNLLGDDPRFAVTVGRQRFADRLGIWWDDTFEAVRFDYTDSYSRGFAAAGQKFYYYNSDVNQLDPRDKDVFYAMGEYAWGWQNRHWLGVRMLYEHDYSGRQADDPEDFTGIRYGLFASGDGILSPWLSDYHVELAAVYGERETPSLSGTESTDIRGWALLTELGKRFDDRPWSPRLVMRAGLTDKPKEEADGFYLNRIQSDRLINQETYSTRLVSSFVRLDIRNLVYVGLAAELQPTARTSLDVRASQLWLRNRERGLPVFTNTLQDTGSKSVGQVLDLNYYWQSFPLAYRGRHFDMNTLLSASYFRAGSATGDLDDDYQVSLGIVMRY; translated from the coding sequence ATGAAGGGATTATCACGCAGCCAGGTGATGGTTGCAGGGGTGCTGTTGGTCACTGGCTCCAGCGTCTGGGCACAGGATGAGGCTGCACGGCCTATGGGTGAGCTGCCGTTTGCCGACCAGGTCGTTACCTATGAAGTACGCAACAAGGTGACAGTTCAAGGCGGTATTGGACCTGAGGATTCGTTGCTTGGTGCAGATCGTGAAAGCTTCTACAGCTTGCGATATGAGCCGACGTTCATCTGGTACTCTCCGGAAAAACGCTGGCCACGCTGGCAGGTTTTCACCCGGGGTTGGCTGGCCTATGACTCAAGCTCATCCGTCACCCCCCTGCAGGAAGAAAACCAGGAAAGGGTAGAGGGCTTGAATGCGGAGCTGCGAGAGTTCTATGTACGCCGTAATCTGCTAGGTGATGACCCGCGTTTTGCCGTGACGGTAGGCCGTCAGCGTTTTGCCGACCGGCTGGGCATCTGGTGGGATGATACCTTCGAAGCCGTTCGTTTTGATTACACCGATAGTTACTCACGCGGCTTTGCTGCGGCCGGACAAAAATTCTACTACTACAACTCGGACGTCAATCAGCTGGACCCCCGCGACAAGGATGTATTTTATGCCATGGGCGAGTATGCCTGGGGCTGGCAGAATCGGCATTGGCTCGGTGTGCGAATGCTGTACGAGCATGACTATTCCGGGCGCCAGGCGGACGATCCGGAAGACTTTACCGGCATTCGCTATGGCCTGTTTGCCAGTGGTGACGGCATCCTCTCGCCCTGGCTCAGTGACTACCATGTTGAACTGGCTGCAGTGTACGGAGAGCGCGAGACACCCAGTCTCTCGGGTACGGAGTCTACCGACATCCGTGGTTGGGCCTTGTTGACCGAACTGGGCAAACGGTTTGATGACCGCCCCTGGAGCCCCAGACTGGTCATGCGCGCCGGCTTGACCGACAAGCCGAAAGAAGAAGCTGACGGCTTCTATCTCAACCGTATCCAGTCGGACCGACTGATCAACCAGGAAACCTATAGCACACGCCTGGTCAGTTCCTTCGTGCGCCTGGATATTCGCAACCTGGTGTATGTCGGTCTGGCCGCCGAATTGCAACCGACGGCAAGGACCAGCCTGGATGTGCGGGCCAGTCAGCTCTGGTTGCGCAATCGCGAGCGTGGTCTGCCGGTATTCACCAATACACTGCAGGATACCGGCAGCAAATCGGTTGGTCAGGTACTGGATCTGAACTACTACTGGCAAAGCTTTCCATTGGCCTACCGTGGACGGCACTTTGATATGAACACACTGCTCAGTGCCAGTTACTTTCGTGCGGGTTCAGCCACAGGAGATCTGGATGACGATTACCAGGTTTCCCTGGGCATCGTAATGCGTTACTGA
- a CDS encoding MBOAT family O-acyltransferase: protein MVFSSNIFLFMFLPAFLLLYYVVGSRWRSLVIVLGSYLFYSWWRPDFLLLFVGITYWNYWFGLRIKANLDSDNKQRAFRWLTVGVIGNLATLGYFKYANFGVDVITAALEPLGINTFTLERIILPLGISFYVFQAISYIVDIYRKQAEPTRSLIDFAAYIALFPQLIAGPIVRYKLIDLQLKQRTHSMELFSLGVSRFMVGFIQKVLIADSLAPLSAMFLSESEPQVVDAWLGLLASVVQLTFDFSGYSNMAIGLGMMMGFRFPENFNQPFMAQSITEFWQRWHMTLGDFLRDYVYMPIVRRRMAGPLVALVYTMLLSGFWHGASFAFILWGLFFGVTMVVERRLGIATKINTPYNVWRNARTFLLLNLSMPLFHTGDLRHSLDIYAGLFGFNGLGNLEGYVYGASLMSISFLVVALTWWFFTGRINLRYYAGEQEGYFMQHVSSLSALFLWAGFVLALTRLAANSFSPFLYFQF from the coding sequence ATGGTCTTCAGCTCAAACATATTCTTGTTCATGTTTCTGCCAGCCTTCCTGTTGCTGTATTACGTGGTGGGCAGCCGCTGGCGTTCACTGGTCATTGTGTTGGGCAGCTACCTGTTCTATTCCTGGTGGCGGCCGGATTTTCTGTTGTTGTTTGTCGGCATAACCTACTGGAATTACTGGTTCGGGCTGCGGATCAAGGCCAATCTGGATAGCGACAACAAACAACGGGCGTTTCGCTGGCTGACCGTCGGGGTCATTGGCAACCTGGCGACCCTCGGTTACTTCAAATATGCCAATTTTGGCGTGGATGTCATAACTGCAGCGCTTGAGCCGCTGGGCATCAACACGTTCACCCTGGAGCGAATAATCCTGCCGCTGGGGATTTCGTTCTATGTGTTCCAGGCGATCAGTTACATTGTCGATATTTATCGCAAACAGGCGGAGCCAACCCGCAGCCTGATTGATTTCGCAGCCTATATCGCGTTGTTTCCGCAGCTGATTGCCGGGCCTATTGTGCGCTACAAGCTGATAGATCTGCAGCTCAAACAGCGAACACACTCCATGGAGCTGTTCTCGTTGGGCGTCAGCCGTTTCATGGTGGGTTTTATTCAAAAGGTATTGATTGCTGACTCGCTGGCGCCGCTGAGCGCTATGTTCCTCAGTGAAAGCGAGCCGCAAGTCGTTGATGCCTGGTTGGGATTGCTGGCTTCCGTCGTGCAGCTGACTTTCGATTTCTCTGGATACAGCAATATGGCTATTGGTCTGGGGATGATGATGGGTTTCCGTTTTCCGGAAAACTTCAATCAGCCTTTTATGGCCCAGAGCATTACCGAGTTCTGGCAACGCTGGCACATGACCCTTGGAGACTTCTTGCGTGACTATGTGTATATGCCCATAGTCCGACGTCGCATGGCCGGCCCCTTGGTTGCTTTGGTCTATACCATGTTGTTGTCCGGTTTTTGGCATGGCGCAAGCTTCGCTTTCATTTTATGGGGCTTGTTTTTTGGTGTCACCATGGTGGTGGAACGACGCTTGGGGATAGCCACCAAAATCAATACGCCTTACAACGTCTGGCGCAATGCCCGCACTTTCTTGCTACTCAATTTGAGCATGCCGCTATTCCATACGGGTGATCTTCGCCACAGCCTGGATATTTATGCCGGTTTGTTCGGTTTCAATGGTCTGGGCAATCTTGAAGGCTATGTTTACGGAGCTTCTCTGATGAGCATAAGTTTCCTGGTGGTGGCCCTGACCTGGTGGTTTTTTACCGGACGAATAAATCTGCGCTACTACGCAGGTGAGCAAGAGGGGTACTTCATGCAGCACGTGAGCAGTTTAAGTGCGCTGTTTCTTTGGGCCGGATTTGTGCTTGCACTCACCCGGCTGGCGGCCAATTCATTTTCACCGTTCCTGTATTTCCAGTTTTAG
- a CDS encoding alginate O-acetyltransferase → MFPVMRTASKVNGYIFIVMLAGMLVYSLPAVFGFARTQTQSVSLFVDGQLLRQFEQFYDKRFFLRDLSVRHWANLQYLLFREGSSGVVLGRDGWLFTNQEYHSPNDLQSNIDNQLADIDRVRLQLQAAGKQLILLPVPMKLDVYRQHALQQPDARLVNLHDEFVADLQARGVAVSPVRAAFLEQGTDGALFVRNDTHWSPAGARLAANELARQYPDLLGQSDYVSEAVGEKALKGDLVNFLNFDPRLAPVFFRTEPVVLYETLQRQQSFDAADLFGEVKHSLLVVGTSYTAMDDWNFVGFLKQALQSDLLDVALEARGPFHAMDVFLDSEAFASPELKTVIWEFPVRTLLAHRTNLRDSSLDPQPTLATER, encoded by the coding sequence ATGTTTCCTGTGATGCGTACGGCCAGCAAAGTTAACGGATATATCTTCATCGTGATGTTGGCGGGCATGCTGGTGTATTCGTTGCCTGCCGTATTTGGTTTTGCCCGAACCCAGACGCAGTCTGTCAGCCTGTTTGTCGATGGTCAGTTACTGCGGCAGTTCGAGCAGTTCTACGACAAGCGCTTTTTTCTGCGCGACTTGTCTGTTCGGCATTGGGCCAATCTGCAGTATCTGTTGTTCCGGGAAGGATCCAGTGGCGTGGTATTGGGGCGCGATGGCTGGTTGTTCACCAACCAGGAGTACCATTCGCCCAATGACTTGCAGAGCAATATTGACAACCAGTTGGCAGATATCGATCGGGTCAGGTTACAGCTGCAAGCGGCCGGCAAGCAGCTGATACTCCTTCCGGTGCCGATGAAACTGGATGTGTACCGGCAGCACGCGCTGCAGCAGCCTGATGCCAGACTGGTCAATCTGCATGACGAGTTTGTTGCTGACTTGCAGGCCAGGGGCGTGGCAGTCAGTCCGGTGCGGGCGGCCTTCCTCGAGCAGGGTACCGACGGGGCGCTTTTTGTCCGCAACGACACACACTGGAGCCCGGCCGGTGCCCGCCTGGCGGCCAATGAACTGGCTCGTCAGTACCCGGACTTGCTGGGGCAAAGTGACTATGTCAGTGAAGCGGTGGGTGAAAAGGCCCTGAAGGGCGACCTGGTCAACTTTCTGAATTTTGACCCCCGGCTGGCCCCGGTGTTTTTCCGGACCGAACCGGTGGTGCTCTACGAAACGCTGCAACGTCAGCAGAGCTTTGACGCTGCTGATCTGTTTGGTGAGGTCAAGCATAGCTTGCTGGTAGTGGGTACCAGTTACACCGCCATGGATGACTGGAACTTCGTCGGTTTTCTCAAACAGGCTCTGCAATCCGATCTGCTGGATGTTGCGCTGGAGGCGCGCGGACCTTTCCATGCCATGGATGTCTTCCTCGACAGTGAGGCTTTCGCCAGCCCGGAACTGAAGACGGTCATCTGGGAGTTTCCCGTTCGAACCCTGCTGGCACACCGGACAAACCTGCGCGATTCAAGCCTGGATCCACAGCCCACCCTTGCTACCGAGAGGTAA
- a CDS encoding alginate O-acetyltransferase AlgF, giving the protein MLIFSSLATAQDANADLYDAVAPADSAYIRVLNLSDISIEVGLTSKTRSQRVPAGQFGGYRFVPPGSHRISIGEKTLEAELKANTASTLIYRDGQLQLLDDAFINEPRRAQIAFYNLTGTDATLKTADGQHTVVDTLGQNQTGSRMVNEVKIGFAAYQGERLLASYEELLLRKGRSYSYALMPDASGYRAVMLANSIDPSE; this is encoded by the coding sequence ATGCTGATCTTCAGCTCCCTGGCGACAGCGCAGGACGCCAATGCCGACCTCTATGATGCGGTGGCGCCGGCTGATTCTGCCTATATCCGCGTACTCAATCTGAGCGACATCAGCATCGAGGTCGGTTTGACCAGCAAAACCCGGTCCCAGCGCGTGCCGGCGGGGCAGTTCGGTGGTTACCGATTTGTGCCTCCGGGAAGTCATCGCATCAGTATCGGTGAAAAGACGCTGGAAGCCGAGCTGAAAGCCAATACCGCCAGCACCCTGATTTACCGCGACGGGCAGCTGCAGTTGCTTGACGATGCCTTCATCAACGAGCCACGGCGGGCTCAGATCGCTTTTTACAACCTGACCGGGACAGACGCCACGCTGAAAACCGCAGATGGTCAGCACACAGTAGTCGATACCCTGGGGCAGAACCAGACCGGCAGCCGCATGGTCAACGAGGTCAAGATAGGTTTTGCTGCCTATCAGGGTGAGCGCCTGCTGGCCAGCTACGAAGAGCTGCTGCTGCGCAAGGGGCGTTCCTACAGTTATGCGTTGATGCCGGATGCCAGTGGTTATCGAGCCGTGATGTTGGCGAACAGCATTGACCCTTCTGAATAA